Genomic DNA from bacterium:
GGCGACATCCTTCCCGCATTCGTTGAGCTCCGATGTCCCCGGCTTGAACATCATACCGGCCCAGAACCATTCAACGCCCTTTATGCCGTACGCAAGCGCCGTATAGACACCCTCGCGGATTCGCTCGCGGTTGTCGGGACGGTAGGAAATTTTGCCCGATTCAGACCCCCACAGCGCTTCGGGGCTGCTGTCGACCTCGAAAAAGACAACGAGCGGTACTCCCGCATCGAGCGCTGCCTTACGGTACAGCTCCAGTTTCGTGAAATGGCCGTTGGTGCCCCACCAGTACTGGTAGTAGTCGTAGCTCAGGATTCTCGGTTGAATGGTTTCCATGTAGCTGCTCAGATACTCCCCGCCGAGGGAGATGAGATTGGAGTAATCGAGATGATCGGGGTCTGCCGCGCGGTAGGCGCGGTGAAGCTTGAGCAGCGCGGGCAGGTTATGGAGCGGCTCGTCGATGATATGGTATCCCCAGAGCGCGGGATGTTTTGCCGTGGAGGGCGCATCTTCGGGACTCACCCCGTGAACGAGGAGCTTGAGACCGTACTTTTTGCAGAGATCGAGCTTGTCCCTGTCGCCGTCGATGATGTTGAAGCCGGCATCGGCAATTGCCCTGATGCGCTGCTCGGCATCGGGTGCACGGTTATTCGCTCCGAAGAGGAAGATCATGAACTCGTCCATACGCCACTCGGCCCGGGCCGGGACAGCGAAAAACAGCACAAACACAAGAAAATATGCCACGTTTCTTTTCATATGACATCCTCCGCGGGATTCCTGTAAAACGTTTCAGCCCTGTTCCATATGGTGTATGAATAATCCATTCAATATTGATTATTATCTCCGTGTCCTCCGTGCTCGCCGTGCTGGCGAACCGTCGCAGCAGGTCTCCGTGGTTAATTGTTTCGGTGTCATGCAAAGGCTGACGATACCATCCCTCCACGCTGTATCATCCGGTCAAGCGACAGGATGTTGTAGATGAGGCACTGGGGATAGTGGAAATTCCCGATGCGTGGGGCGCTGAACACCGCCGGGGTATCCGCCCTGTCGCCGGTGCATGTCCAGGGGGAAAAACCGCTCTTTACCGGCTCGAATCTGTCCCTGATGAAATGGTAGAATTTCGAGTACCATGTTTTCGACCACGGCGAGCCGGTATGTTCCACCAGCAGCATACACCCGATGAGCGCTTCGAGCTGGAACAGGAGCACCACATCGAGCGTCCAGATATTTTTCATGACATTGTCGAGGGATCTGAACACTCCGCCGAATCCGTCATCCCAGGCAATCTCGACATGCCGCATGAACAGGTCCGCCGCGGTATCGAACAAACCGCTGTCCTTTCTGCGCAGCGCCTCGTCGAGCATGAACCACAGAACCTCGATGGCATGGCCGGTGTACGACCACTGTGAATACGGATTTTCGGGGGCCGTCCTGCTGAAATCATGGTTGAGCACCTCGTTGAAGAGTCCGTATCCTGGATTATAGTGGTGGTTGAGCAGTGCATCGATGCATCGTCCGGCCACACCTTCGACATCTGTGTCAGGCCCCGCTTCGAGATACTGGGTGGAAACCCGGAGCATCAACATCCAGTGGCCGAGCATGCGCGGAGCGACGATGTCCGGCCCGCCGGGCAGGAACGGTTTCCCCGGATAGTCGGGACGGTCGTACATGCGGAGGCATTTCATGAGAATCGCTTTCGCCTCGTTACGGTACCGTTCGTTCCCGGGTATTTTCGCGAATTCCTGAAGACCCATCGCGATGAAGAGATCGCCGTATATTTCGCCCTCCGAGAGCGGCTTGCCCTCACGGGTATAGGTCGCGGGCCAGAAAACATCTCCTTCCGGTTTGAGCGCAAGGATAAAATCCACCGTCCTGCGCGCCATTTCGAGAAACCGTCTCTCTCCCTCGATCTTGTTGTAGAGAAAGGAGTATAGCCAGATGCCCCGTCCCTCGTACCATGCCCGCTTGACCGTATCGATACGGGTGCCGTCGGGACGGACGTTGCACATGAATCCGCCGTATTCATGATCGACTGCATACCGCTCCAGATAGGGCAGATACTCCCCGAGCAGGTCCTCGAGGAACCGGTCGCGGAGAGCTTCGGGTGTCATGCCGGCGAGTGTGCCGTCATCGGAGAGGCACCGGCTGCTCCGGTCGGCGCCGGCCGTCCGCATATACGGTTTATTGAAGATACTGTGTTGTCCCATTGCCGCTGTCCCCGTCATTACTCATGGTGATTCGTTTCGCAGGGAGGGGCAATTCATAAAATCCCCTCCGATAAACAGTTATTGCTCCGGTGATTAAACAGTGAAATAAATTTCGAAAATTGAGCCATATAAAGGTGATTCGATACAATCTGTGTAATTGCGCACCAAGCCGTCATTCCCGCGAAAGCGGGAATCCATGTTTTTTTACTTCCGGTATCATTCTGTATTCGCCGGAGCAATAAATATGTTTTAAGAAAAACAATATTCGGTGATACACGCTGTCAGGGATCGGCATGAAGCGCCGTATTACATGCTCCCGGCAGCGAACGGACAATCCATTACGCCTCCGATTCGGAGGATGAGGCATAAAAAAAATATTCTTTTTCACCATATTCTTACAAATTATAACATAATTATTAATATTGTTATGAGCAATTATCAATAGTCATAAAAATAATTTGAAAAAAAATGGCTTGACAATAAATACATACAGAGATAGATTTACCGCTGTGTGTATTTGCGGACAGGAGAATAATCGGATGACTAATGTAGAACTGGGACGGATTCAAGTCAGAATCATGCAGGTGCTTTGGGAGAAAAAGCGTGCAACAGCCCGTGAAATAACGACCGTATTAAACGAGTTTGAACCGATAGATCACAGAAATGTTCAGACTATCCTCAGACGTCTTGAGAAAAAAGGTTCCATAGGGTTTACCGTCGAGGATCGAACGCATATTTACTACCCCCTGATCGATAACAACAGAGTGAAAATGAAGGCAATCAGTGACTTCATCAATCAGATGTTTCAGGGTTCCGTCAGTAATCTCGTATCGGCTCTGATCAGCCATGAACATATTTCTGTCGAAGAACTGAAAAAAATCTTCCGTATGTTTGAAAAAAAGGATAAGTAATCGTGTGGGGAATGCCCTTTCCTGAATGGTTACAAAATATCGTCAACGGCGCCGTCGTTACCGGGTCCAACCTTTTTGTTCAGTCCACCATCATCGTCACGACTGGTTTATTCGCTGCATATGCGATGAGAAAAAGGGGCGCGGCGGTTCAATCGGTCATTCTTCGCATCTTCCTGACAGCCGTGCTTCTCTCGCCGGCGCTGTCGTTCATTCTGCACCGGTCAGGTATAAAAAGCGTAACATTCGATGTTCCCCAGATTCACGTATCGAAGAAATCCATACCTGCTCCGCGGACACGGCTCATACAGAAAACTTCCGAAATCCCCGGAAAGAAAAGCTCCGACACAATCGTTTATGAAAAAAGAAAAGAGAACGCGACCGTAAACACATTGAAACAGGAGAGCATCGGATCGACCGTGTTCGACAGGAACAGGGAAAAAACATCCATTCCTCATAAAGAAACTGCCGCTGTTCCCCGGCATATCGCCCCTGCTCCGTTATCCCGCAAAACTGTTCACGGCATGGATTCCCGTCAGGCATTGCGCGCCGCGGTATATATTCTGATGACGATGGTGTGGTCAGCCGCGTCGTTTTTGTTACTCATCAAATTCTTACTGGAAAATCTCTACCTGGTATATCTCCGGAAATCATCGGTGGAGGCAAAACAATCCTACCTTGATACCTGCGGATCGATAGCCTTCGAGCTTGGTATTCAAACCCCGATTGTCCTGCAAAATCCCAATACGTCGAGTCCGTTCGTCATGGGATTGTTCAAACCCCGCATAATTCTGCCCATGGGAAAACACGAGCGTGCTCTGCCGGAAAGAGAAGTGTTTTTACACGAACTTGCCCATTTGAAGCGGCACGATCCGTTATGGAATCATCTGTCGCGAGCGAGCAAAATAATTATCCCCTTTCAGCCTCTTTTATGGATACTTGCCCGGAAAATAACCGAAACAAGCGATTTTGTATGCGACGATTATGTGATGAATTCGGTCAATAATCGCCGGATGTATGCCCGTCGGCTCGCTCATCTGGCAAAGCGGTATCATCCGCGGGGATATGAAATCCGGACGACCGGAGTCGGATTCATTTCCTTTACCTCATCCCTCAGACGCCGTATCGAGCGGATACTCGATGTAACACATACGCTTTCGCTGAAAGCCGGGATGCGGATTGTTCTGTATATCTCCTGTATCTGTGCACTGGTCACTTTCGTGACCGGCCTTATCGGGCTGCGGGGGAAAAGTTTTGTCAGCGAGAGTTTTGCTTCCGGTAACATTTCAGGCAGAAACAAGAAGAAAAGTACGGATAAAATCACAGAAGCGGATCGATCTGCCGGAGACTTTTCATTTAAACCGGCAAGTTCAGCGGATTCACCGCCGAAAACCGTTTCCGATCCGGTTACGGACACGCCGGTTATCGAACGGGCCACGCCGACCGATACTGAAACCATCGGCGCCGTAATACCGACCGTTTCTGACGATATTCATGCGGCAACGGCTTTCCGGCTTCCGCAGACGAC
This window encodes:
- a CDS encoding AGE family epimerase/isomerase — its product is MGQHSIFNKPYMRTAGADRSSRCLSDDGTLAGMTPEALRDRFLEDLLGEYLPYLERYAVDHEYGGFMCNVRPDGTRIDTVKRAWYEGRGIWLYSFLYNKIEGERRFLEMARRTVDFILALKPEGDVFWPATYTREGKPLSEGEIYGDLFIAMGLQEFAKIPGNERYRNEAKAILMKCLRMYDRPDYPGKPFLPGGPDIVAPRMLGHWMLMLRVSTQYLEAGPDTDVEGVAGRCIDALLNHHYNPGYGLFNEVLNHDFSRTAPENPYSQWSYTGHAIEVLWFMLDEALRRKDSGLFDTAADLFMRHVEIAWDDGFGGVFRSLDNVMKNIWTLDVVLLFQLEALIGCMLLVEHTGSPWSKTWYSKFYHFIRDRFEPVKSGFSPWTCTGDRADTPAVFSAPRIGNFHYPQCLIYNILSLDRMIQRGGMVSSAFA
- a CDS encoding BlaI/MecI/CopY family transcriptional regulator, translating into MTNVELGRIQVRIMQVLWEKKRATAREITTVLNEFEPIDHRNVQTILRRLEKKGSIGFTVEDRTHIYYPLIDNNRVKMKAISDFINQMFQGSVSNLVSALISHEHISVEELKKIFRMFEKKDK